The Xiphophorus couchianus chromosome 5, X_couchianus-1.0, whole genome shotgun sequence genome includes a region encoding these proteins:
- the cxxc4 gene encoding CXXC-type zinc finger protein 4 — protein MSNINNALCIENGQNADVSLLQKDNLQDGGLSQLLDYNAEMERYRSFANFYKTNGAFPQTAKIARITTPIFPSARIGMSPWNCDNAMLWGRKSAAINPNRTSMHRNDSQRPGKPGVPPETLQMANNNFLSTLSPEHCRPLAGECMNKLKCGAAEAEIMNLPERVGTFSAIPALGGISLPPGVIVMTALHSPAASAAVTDSAFQIANLADCPQNNSSASSGNPAKKKRKRCGVCAPCRRLINCGVCSSCRNRKTGHQICKFRKCEELKKKPGSSLERTPVNNGEAFRWFF, from the coding sequence ATGTCTAACATAAACAATGCGCTTTGCATTGAAAACGGACAAAATGCAGACGTGTCGCTCCTGCAGAAGGATAATCTCCAGGATGGTGGATTAAGTCAGCTCTTGGATTATAACGCAGAAATGGAAAGGTACAGGTCTTTTGCGAACTTTTACAAAACGAACGGTGCGTTTCCGCAGACTGCAAAAATTGCCCGAATCACGACGCCCATTTTTCCCAGCGCCAGAATTGGTATGTCCCCTTGGAACTGTGATAACGCCATGCTCTGGGGAAGGAAATCAGCGGCAATAAACCCTAATAGGACCAGCATGCATAGAAATGACTCCCAGAGGCCGGGGAAGCCTGGCGTGCCGCCAGAGACGCTGCAAATGGCAAATAATAATTTCCTCTCTACCTTATCCCCCGAACACTGCAGACCTTTAGCAGGAGAATGCATGAACAAGCTGAAATGCGGCGCTGCTGAAGCAGAGATAATGAATCTCCCAGAACGCGTTGGAACTTTTTCCGCTATTCCGGCTTTAGGGGGCATCTCATTACCTCCCGGGGTCATCGTCATGACAGCCCTTCACTCCCCCGCAGCCTCAGCAGCCGTTACAGACAGTGCGTTTCAAATTGCCAATCTGGCAGACTGCCCACAGAATAATTCCTCAGCATCCAGTGGAAACCCAgcgaagaagaaaaggaaaaggtgTGGGGTGTGTGCACCCTGCAGGCGGCTAATCAACTGTGGTGTTTGCAGCAGTTGTCGGAACCGCAAAACAGGCCACCAGATCTGCAAATTTAGGAAATGCGAGGAGTTGAAGAAGAAGCCTGGCTCGTCGCTGGAG